TGGTGGCCGACAACTATTTTGGCTATGCCAACTCACGCTATGAGGGCCAACCTTGGGAAAATTTTGAGCACTACTGGAAATTTTCGCCCATTTCGCTCGTTGGCAATATAGAGACCCCGACCATGGTCTTGGTGGGCATGAACGATCTGCGCACCCCGCCCAGCGAGGCCAAGCAATTGTACCATGCCTTGAAGTTGCGCAAGATTGAGACTGTACTTGTCGAGATACCCGAAGCAAGCCATGGCATTGCCAATCGGCCCAGCAACCTGATTGCCAAGATTGCCCATACGGTGGCATGGTTTGACAAATTTCGAACAGATAAAAAATCGGATGACAAAGAATAAGAAAAGACATTGGTTCTGGAATCTGTTGATTGTCTTGACTGTTATTTTTTGTGTTGCCGCTTTTGTACTCCATTATAAGAATTACAGTGCCATTGAAGAGGGTGAGTTCAAGGTTTATTCGGGTATTTACCGGCAGCAGATTCCCCTATCAGAGATTGATACCATTTCGTTAGTTCAGCGGATACCCCAAATGGAGCGTAGAAACGGGTTTTCATGGTTTGCTAGGGAAAAGGGAGTGTTCAACGATTCGCTCACCAATTCGACGACCTATGTTTTTGTGGATGATCTGAGACAGCAGAAAGTTAAGGTGGTACACCATGATTCGTTGAAATTGTTCTTCAACTTTACCGATAGCCTCAAGACCATGACCACCTATGAAACCCTTAAAAATATGGTCGATGGACCTGAATAGATGGCCAAGGGAGGATGACATGAAATGGCTGCGATGGGTTTTTTGGTTCGTGGCCGGCAGTTTGTTTTTGGCATACGTTTTGAATTATTACGAAGTGCTCTAAAATCCACAAAGCGGTTTTTGCGCGTATACTTTTTTAGAAAGAATTGAGTTAAGCATTCAGACGACCTAATGTAATAAAGAAATGAAGCAACTTTTTTGGTTTGTGGTGCTGTTTCCCGTTTTGGCTTTTTCCCAAAACGAGCTATCGGTAGAAGTGCATGGGGTGCCCTCATCGGAAGGAAAAATCAACGTGGCGGTCTATAACTCAGAAGATGGGTTCTTGAAATTTGACAAAGTGTTCAAATGCGATAGCATAGCAGCCCAAAAAGGGGTAACCCATCTCTCCATAAAAAACCTTCCAGCGGGTGAATATGCACTGGCCATTTTTTATGATGAGAACGGCAACAATAAACTCGATACCAATTGGTTGGGCATTCCAAGGGAGAAAGTGGCCTTTTCAAATGCCAAGATGAAGACTTTTGGTCCGCCAAATTTTAAAGAATGTTCATTTAAGGTTGTGCGCGATGTTGCGCTAGAGGTCTTTCTGTAACTATCTTTTGTACACCCGAACCCAGTCCACCTGCATCTGCGATGTGTCTGCAAATGACGAGGGCGATGAATTCGGAAAGAAGAATCCACCGACCGCGGTATTCAATACTATCTGTTGTTTCAGGCCAAAAAGCGTGGCAATGTAGTTGAGCGGGCTCGCTTGATATTTGTGCAACGTTTCACCATCAAATATGATTTCGAGGCTGTTGGCGGTCCAAATAAGTTCGTACGTGTGAAAATCTGCAGTAATGTCAACCTCCAACTCATGTTCTACCACGGTGTTGTTGTTGTCTGTCAAGGGTATGCCGGGTTCTGTTCCATAGAAAATATTGGATGAAAATTCCATGGGAAGATTGCCCCGTGCCTCTACGATGTCAATTTCGCCCTGGGTGGGCCATGGGTCGCCATACGACCAAAAAGCGGGCCACATACCGTTGCCTGGGGGCAATTTGATCCGGGCCATAAAGCGATATTCGGTTTCTCCCGTGGCGCTCGAAGGACCAAATGTTGTCTTGGTCTCTATTCTTCCAGAAACATATTGAAACTCTTTGGGGCTACTATCAAAAGGATTGTTGGGCCCGGTAATGGTTTCCCTTTGTATGTCGATGGTCAAGATTCCATCTTCGATGGTCAGCTGCTCTGGCCTGTAGAATTGAATCTCATTGTTGAAGGCCCCGCTTTCCCACACGTTCCATTGTGAAAGGTCACCGTCAAAATCATCTTCCCAGACTAGGTTCCATGGCCTGTTTGGGTCAAGCGGTTCTTCGGGTGTGTTTGAATCGGGGATTGGGACAGTATCATCGGTTTCAGAGGAGTCTGAGGAACAACTTGAAATCCCCATCGCTGTAAAAAGAAAAACCACCAATGAATAGTGTACAATGGTGAAAAAAGACTTGGTGTTCATGGTGGTACGTAAAAAGGGTGATTATTTTTTATTGAAAGGTAGTGATTTTTATAACGCCCTTGGCCCCCTGGGCACCATAAAAAGAGGCATCGGGGCCAGCCACGACTTCAATTTTTTTGACATTGAAACTGTCTACCAATTCGTCGATTCTACTGAACGAATTGCCAATTATCTGCCCGTTCAGAACATAGAGTGGTTCGCCAAAGTCCCTAGAATTAAGGGTGTTCGTGGCCTTGTTGATTACCGGCAGGCCATTCTTTAATGAAACGCCGGGCAATTGGCGAATTCGGGTCAACAGCGAAACTTGACCCCGGTTCTTTCGTTCGAGTTCTTGCTCAACGTTCATCGAGGTTGTTTCCTTTTTTTTGGTGGAAGAACATCCGGTAACACCAAAAATCAATATAAAGACCAACAGGCAATAAAGTTTTTTCATAGTGAATCAGGCAAATAGTATTGCCTAAAAATAGGAAAAATGTAAGAAATATCATCGTTGTAAAAACTGACAACTTTGCAAACGATGAAATAGGGGGATGTATGCTGGATTAATAAAGCAGGACGGGCGAAGCCCTAATGGCAGCCACAATCGGTGCCACCACAGTTCTTTTTGTTGTCTTCTTTTTGGGAAACGAACAAAGACCTTGGGAGCAAAAACTTTTTGGCCAAGAAGGCAATGGCCGCCGCCAAGATCAGATATGCCAATATTTGCTGAAGAATATCCATTAGCTATTTTATAATTTGGTAGGCTGCCAATGCTACAAGGTACGCAAAGCTGCTCATAAAAACCAGTTGAAGCAAGGGCCATTTCCACGAATTGGTCTCTCGTTTAACAATGGCCAGCGTACTCATGCACTGCATCGCAAAAGCGTAGAAGAGCATCAACGAAATGCCCGATGCCAGGTCAAAGAGGGGTTTGCCCTTATCATTTAGTTCTGCGGCCATACGGTTTTTAATGGTCTCCTCTTCATCGCTGCCCACACTGTAAATGGTCGCCAGGGTTCCTACAAAAACTTCCCGAGCGGCGAAAGAGGTCAAGATAGCAATGCCTATCTTCCAGTCATATCCCAAAGGTTTCACTACGGGTTCAATGGCTTTTCCGGCGTAGCCGATGAACGAATGTTCAAGTTTATAGCTGGCTATTTCTTGCATTTTGGCCCTTTCGCGCAGGGTTATCCGCAATTGCTGGATGGAATCTTGAAGTTGTGTGGGAATATCGGATGAGGACTCGATATTTCTTGATATCAAGTAACGCTCAACATTGTCATTGATATAGTTTTTGCTGTAAGGGCTAAGGCCTTGTTGTTCAATTCTTTCGGAAACAATGGCTTCGGCATTCTTGAACTCTTCAGAAAGGCCATTGGAACCCAAGAACCAAAGTACTATGGAAATCGCCAATATAATTTTGCCCGCCCCCAAAACGAAACTTTTGGTTTTTTCAATTACGGTGTACGCGACATTTTTCAACAGTGGTAGCCGATATGTGGGCATTTCGACGATAAAAAGTGAACGGGTCTTTGTTTTCATGACCTTGTTCAAGACCATGGCCGATAGAATGGCCATAACAAAACCAAGAAGATAAAGCATCATCAAGGTCAAGGCCTGGTAGCTTAGCCCGAGTACCCTTCCAGGTGGAATAACCAGAGCTATAATGATCAGGTAAACCGGCAAACGTGCCGAGCAAGTGGTAAAGGGCACCACCAAGATGGTGATAAGGCGCTCTTTCCAGTTCTCGATGGTTCGGGTCGCCATTACGGCAGGTATGGCACAAGCGGTGCCCGAAATCAAGGGTACCACGCTCTTTCCGCTCAAGCCGAATGGGCGCATCAGGCGATCCATCAGAAATACCACGCGGCTCATATAACCGCTCTCTTCGAGCAAAGAGATAAACAGGAACAGAAAAGCGATCTGTGGAATAAAGATGACAATGCCCCCGATGCCTGCAAGGATTCCCTCGGCCAATAAGTTGGTCAAAATACCTGGCGGCAGCGTATTTTTGACCCAATCACTGGCGGCTGCAAATTGGGCATCGATAAAATCCATCGGATACGAGCTCCAATCAAATATGGCCTGGAAAATGGTCAACAACAGGGCAAAAAAGATAAGGTAACCAAAGATTTTGTGTGTCAATATCTTATCAAGGGTAGCCCGTAGGCCTTTTGCCGCCTTATAGTCTATTTTATAGGTCTCTTTCAGCACCCCGTTGATGAACTGGTATCGCAAAACCGTCTCTTTGTGCTGTAACCGTTTCAGTTCTTCATTTGACTTTGTGTTGAATTTTGAAGTGTCTGCTATGCGCTTTTTTTCCAAGGGCATGAAGTTCACGTCTTGGGTAATCACTAGCCATAGCTTGTAAAGGTCTTCTTTAGGAAAAGTCTTTTTTAACCGCTCGAAATATGCCATGTCGATAACCGAGGCATCCAAGGTTGGCATGGTCGATAGGTTTTTATAGTCAGCAATCAAGGCCTTGATGCGGTCAATGCCCTCTTTTTTTCGGGTGCTGACCAGTGCAATTTTTGTGTCAAGACGCTCTTCCATCAACCCAACATCAAGCGAGATGCCTTTTCGCGACATGCGGTCTGACATGTTGATGACCAAAATCGTTGGGATCTTCAGATCTTTGATTTGGGTAAACAACAAAAGGTTTCGCTTGAGGTTTTCCACATCGCTGACGACCACGGCAACGTCTGGATAGTCCCTACTGTTTTTATTGAGCAATAGTTCGACAACGACACTTTCATCCAACGAGGTGGTATTGAGGCTATAGGTGCCCGGAAGATCTATAATATGCGCTTTGACCCCCCTGGGCAGTTTGCAGATGCCTTCTTTTTTTTCGACCGTGATACCGGGGTAGTTGCCCACTTTTTGGTTAAGACCTGTCAACTGGTTGAAAACAGAGGTTTTACCGGTGTTGGGGTTGCCAATTAGGGCCACATTGATGCTCTTGCTCATGGCCGTACGGGTTCTTCAAATAAATCAAGCTCAATTTCTTTTGCCAATGTTCTGCGAATGGCAATATGGCTGCCGTTCACATTGATATAGATGGGGTCTTTGAGCGGTGCGACCTGAACCAATTCAACGCTGTTACCGGGCAGGCAGCCCAGTTCCATCAGTTTAACCGGAATGGTATTCTTGGTAAATTCCTTAATGATTCCTATTTGTCCCTCTTTCAAATCAGCAACGGTCAAGACGATATTATTTAGAATGATTTTAAGTAAGCAAAAGTAGGGGAAAAATTGCTAAAAACCCCAATAAGCAAGTGCCAAATTCCAAAAACCAATTGCAAAAAGGTACTTTCAAAAAGCCGTCGCGATAGTTATTTGGAATTTGGAATTTTTTCCTTACCCCCCATAGGAAGCTTTCAAGAGTTCGATATCTTCCAATAGTTTCTTGACTTCTTCGGCATCGGTGCCATCGTAAAATCCGCGAATGCGCCGTTCTTTGTCCACAAGAATGAAGTTTTCGGTATGGATCATGTCAAAAGGCCCCCCATCGCCATCCGTTTTAACGGCCAGATACGATTTTCGGGCCAACTCGTATATCTGTTTTTTGTCGCCTGTGACCAGATTCCATTTTTCATCGATCACACCCTTTTCAAGGGCATACTTTTTTAGTTGGGCCACCGAATCAATCTGGGGGGTTACCGTGTGCGAAAGCAACATTACCTCGTCGTCATCTAGAATATGGCCTTGTATTTCGGCCATGTTCTTGGTCATGATCGGGCAAATGGTCGGGCAGGTCGTAAAAAAGAAATCAGCCACATAGATTTTTTCATCATAATCTTGCTCGGTAATGGTGTCACCGTTTTGGTTGATGAGCTTAAAATTGGCGATGGTATGGTATTTCTTTTTATAGTGCAGCGTGCTATCGACCAGTTCGGGGTTCACCATAGAGGGTTGGTAAATGGGCAATCGCTGCTTGGGCGTAAGTGCAGTATACATCAAATAAATGATGATGGCCGACAAAATGGAGAAAACAATGAAAAAAAACCGGTATTTGGCAAAAAACCTGCGCATAGTGTTGGCAAAAGTACTGGTAGTAAAGGTATTTATCCAAACCGACCGGCAAGTTCCGTACTAAAACTTTTGTTAAAAAAGAAGAGCGTTTGCATGCCCACTTTTTTAAGACCTATCAAAAATGTACTTTTGCGTGCTTGAATTTAATGAACGATAGATGAGCCCCATTGCAGTTAAAGTGATTCAGTTTTTTCTGAGTCTTTCCCTTTTGATCATTCTTCACGAATTGGGTCACTTCATCCCCGCAAAAATCTTTAAGACACGGGTCGAGAAGTTTTTTCTCTTTTTCGATGTGAAGTTTGCCCTGTTCAAAAAGAAAATCGGGGAGACCGTTTACGGCATCGGCTGGCTGCCATTGGGAGGCTACGTGAAAATAGCCGGAATGATCGACGAGAGCATGGACACCGAGGCCATGAAAGAAGAACCCAAGCCATGGGAATTTCGCAGTAAACCGGCTTGGCAACGGTTGATCATTATGCTGGGCGGTGTAACCGTGAACTTTGTATTGGCGGTCATTATCTATATTGGAATGGCCTACTCTTATGGTGATCAATACATTCCAATGGAGAGTCTGAAAGACGGTGTCTGGGTAATGGAGGAGAACATAGGCGAAAAGTTGGGATTACAGACCGGGGATAAGATTGTGGCCATTGATGGGGATAAGGTAGAAAACTTCAACAATGTTTTCATCGACCTGATCAATGGAAACAGCATGACCATTGAAAGGGATGGGCAGATCATCGAAAAGGAAATCCCCGTCGATTTTATTGCAACATTGCTTGAAGATGAAGATAAGGTACGTTTTTTAAACTATAGAATTCCCTTTGTAATTGGTAGTGTTCCCAAAGATTCACAGAATTATAGATCAGGCCTTAAAAAAGGGGATGAAGTGGTACGAATCGGGAATGATTCTATTAAATACTTTGACCAGGCGAAAACTCTTCTGGAGAAATATGAGGGACAGAGGATAGAATTGGGCGTGCTACGCAACAATAGCGAACTTGTCAATATTCCTATTGTAGTTAGCGATAGTGCCACTATTGGAGTTTTTCCAGCTGCAATGCCATTCAAAAAACTTGAGGAAAAGGGAATTTTAAAGGTAGAAACCAAGACTTACACACTATGGGAGTCTATTCCAGCGGGCATCAACAAAGGGGTGGATATCTTGACCAGTTACGTGAAACAGCTGAAGAAAATTTTCAACCCGTCCACTGGTGCCTATAAAGGTGTAGGAGGGTTTGCCGCCATAGGCAGTATGTTTCCAGACACATGGGACTGGGCCGCTTTTTGGTCGACCACCGCATTGATTTCCATTATCCTGGCCTTTATGAACATTCTTCCCATACCAGCTTTGGATGGGGGCCATGTGATGTTCTTGCTCTATGAGATGGTCTCTGGAAGAAAGCCAAGCGACAAGTTTTTGGAATATGCCCAGATGGTCGGTTTCTTCTTGTTGATCGCACTGTTGCTCTTCGCAAACGGTAATGACATCTATAAAGCCCTGACAAAATAAAAAACTGAATTTTTTGTTTGTAGTGATTTATAGAAACTGCTATATTTGCACCCGCCTTTGCCACCATGTACGGGCATTAGCGGAAAATTTCGCTTAAAAATTTTATGAGATTCCTCCTTAGCTCAGTTGGTTAGAGCATCTGACTGTTAATCAGAGGGTCGCTGGTTCGAGTCCAGCAGGGGGAGCAAACAAAAGCCACTGGAACAAAGTGGCTTTTTGTATTTATGATGGGAACCTATTATCTCTACATCTTACATTCTGAAAAGTTTGACAGTTATTATGTAGGCTCTAGTTCAAACCCCTGGCAGCGGCTGCAACAACACAATGAGACTCCAAAATGCACCTATACCTCAAAATATAGACCCTGGAGTTTGGCCGCCATTTTTCAGGCAGTGCATAGCCGGAGTGATGCGATCAAAGCCGAAAAATTTGTGAAGAGTCAGAAGAGCAGGATTTTTATAGAAAAACTCGTTGAAACGGATTTCGTGCCATCTGGCAATTTAGCTCAGTTGGTTAGAGTCCCTCACGTGCGGGATTAATCAGAGGGTCGCTGGTTCGAGTCCAGCAGGGGAAGGAGAATTAGTAAGGCTCCAGTGATTGTTAATCGCTGGAGTTTTTTTTTGCAACATTATCAAATAATTAATAGCATATTTTTGTCTCAGCGGCATATATATAAGATCAAAATATTATCTAATATTGAGGAGATTGGGTTTAATAAAAATTCATTGAATAAAAGACAAAAGTCATATTTTGTTGTTTGAAATGGGTTTACCTTACTCTCTGCTAATTTTAAAAATGTCGTAACCGCCTAATTGTATGAAAAGGAAAAATGTTGAACATCTAGAACTTTCTTCAAATGGACCAAGCCTGAACGGCAATTCGGAGAAAAAGAAAAGATTTCCCCATGAAGATTTTGCCGCGGGCATTCCACCCTATCTGCGTGGGCCATATTCGACCATGTATGTCAGGCGGCCGTGGACCATCAGGCAGTATGCAGGCTTTTCCACAGCAGAAGAAAGCAACGCCTTTTACCGTAGAAATTTGGAAGCGGGCCAAAAAGGCCTTTCAGTGGCCTTTGACCTGCCGACCCATCGGGGTTATGACAGTGACCATGAGCGCGTAGTTGGTGATGTGGGAAAAGCAGGCGTGGCCATCGATACCGTAGAGGATATGAAGATTCTCTTTGATGGCATCCCCCTTGATAAAATGTCGGTCTCAATGACCATGAACGGGGCGGTACTGCCCGTAATGGCCTTTTATATTGTGGCTGCGGAAGAACAGGGTGTGAAACCAGAGCAGTTGGCGGGCACCATCCAAAACGATATTTTAAAGGAGTTCATGGTGCGCAATACCTATATATATCCTCCCACACCCTCCATACAAATCATCGCCGATATTTTTGAATATACCAGCAAAAACATGCCGCGGTTCAATAGTATCAGCATCTCGGGCTACCACATGCACGAGGCAGGAGCGACAGCGGCCATTGAATTGGCCTATACCCTGGCAGATGGATTGGAATACATTAGAACAGGACTGAAAGCAGGACTCAAAATTGACGAGTTTGCCCCTAGGCTTTCTTTTTTCTGGGGAATTGGGATGAACCACTTTATGGAAATTGCCAAACTTAGGGCGGGAAGGATGCTCTGGGCGAAGCTGGTGAAAAAGTTTGATCCGAAGAACGAAAAATCAATGGCCTTGCGAACGCATTGCCAGACCAGTGGTTGGAGTCTGACCGAACAAGATCCGTTCAACAATGTCGCCAGAACCACTATCGAGGCGGCAGCAGCTGCGTTCGGGGGCACCCAAAGCCT
This portion of the Flagellimonas lutaonensis genome encodes:
- a CDS encoding SCO family protein; this encodes MRRFFAKYRFFFIVFSILSAIIIYLMYTALTPKQRLPIYQPSMVNPELVDSTLHYKKKYHTIANFKLINQNGDTITEQDYDEKIYVADFFFTTCPTICPIMTKNMAEIQGHILDDDEVMLLSHTVTPQIDSVAQLKKYALEKGVIDEKWNLVTGDKKQIYELARKSYLAVKTDGDGGPFDMIHTENFILVDKERRIRGFYDGTDAEEVKKLLEDIELLKASYGG
- a CDS encoding glycoside hydrolase family 16 protein; the encoded protein is MNTKSFFTIVHYSLVVFLFTAMGISSCSSDSSETDDTVPIPDSNTPEEPLDPNRPWNLVWEDDFDGDLSQWNVWESGAFNNEIQFYRPEQLTIEDGILTIDIQRETITGPNNPFDSSPKEFQYVSGRIETKTTFGPSSATGETEYRFMARIKLPPGNGMWPAFWSYGDPWPTQGEIDIVEARGNLPMEFSSNIFYGTEPGIPLTDNNNTVVEHELEVDITADFHTYELIWTANSLEIIFDGETLHKYQASPLNYIATLFGLKQQIVLNTAVGGFFFPNSSPSSFADTSQMQVDWVRVYKR
- the rseP gene encoding RIP metalloprotease RseP, which encodes MSPIAVKVIQFFLSLSLLIILHELGHFIPAKIFKTRVEKFFLFFDVKFALFKKKIGETVYGIGWLPLGGYVKIAGMIDESMDTEAMKEEPKPWEFRSKPAWQRLIIMLGGVTVNFVLAVIIYIGMAYSYGDQYIPMESLKDGVWVMEENIGEKLGLQTGDKIVAIDGDKVENFNNVFIDLINGNSMTIERDGQIIEKEIPVDFIATLLEDEDKVRFLNYRIPFVIGSVPKDSQNYRSGLKKGDEVVRIGNDSIKYFDQAKTLLEKYEGQRIELGVLRNNSELVNIPIVVSDSATIGVFPAAMPFKKLEEKGILKVETKTYTLWESIPAGINKGVDILTSYVKQLKKIFNPSTGAYKGVGGFAAIGSMFPDTWDWAAFWSTTALISIILAFMNILPIPALDGGHVMFLLYEMVSGRKPSDKFLEYAQMVGFFLLIALLLFANGNDIYKALTK
- the feoB gene encoding ferrous iron transport protein B — protein: MSKSINVALIGNPNTGKTSVFNQLTGLNQKVGNYPGITVEKKEGICKLPRGVKAHIIDLPGTYSLNTTSLDESVVVELLLNKNSRDYPDVAVVVSDVENLKRNLLLFTQIKDLKIPTILVINMSDRMSRKGISLDVGLMEERLDTKIALVSTRKKEGIDRIKALIADYKNLSTMPTLDASVIDMAYFERLKKTFPKEDLYKLWLVITQDVNFMPLEKKRIADTSKFNTKSNEELKRLQHKETVLRYQFINGVLKETYKIDYKAAKGLRATLDKILTHKIFGYLIFFALLLTIFQAIFDWSSYPMDFIDAQFAAASDWVKNTLPPGILTNLLAEGILAGIGGIVIFIPQIAFLFLFISLLEESGYMSRVVFLMDRLMRPFGLSGKSVVPLISGTACAIPAVMATRTIENWKERLITILVVPFTTCSARLPVYLIIIALVIPPGRVLGLSYQALTLMMLYLLGFVMAILSAMVLNKVMKTKTRSLFIVEMPTYRLPLLKNVAYTVIEKTKSFVLGAGKIILAISIVLWFLGSNGLSEEFKNAEAIVSERIEQQGLSPYSKNYINDNVERYLISRNIESSSDIPTQLQDSIQQLRITLRERAKMQEIASYKLEHSFIGYAGKAIEPVVKPLGYDWKIGIAILTSFAAREVFVGTLATIYSVGSDEEETIKNRMAAELNDKGKPLFDLASGISLMLFYAFAMQCMSTLAIVKRETNSWKWPLLQLVFMSSFAYLVALAAYQIIK
- a CDS encoding TonB-dependent receptor; translation: MKKLYCLLVFILIFGVTGCSSTKKKETTSMNVEQELERKNRGQVSLLTRIRQLPGVSLKNGLPVINKATNTLNSRDFGEPLYVLNGQIIGNSFSRIDELVDSFNVKKIEVVAGPDASFYGAQGAKGVIKITTFQ
- a CDS encoding FeoA family protein; the protein is MVLTVADLKEGQIGIIKEFTKNTIPVKLMELGCLPGNSVELVQVAPLKDPIYINVNGSHIAIRRTLAKEIELDLFEEPVRP
- a CDS encoding DUF2141 domain-containing protein, which gives rise to MKQLFWFVVLFPVLAFSQNELSVEVHGVPSSEGKINVAVYNSEDGFLKFDKVFKCDSIAAQKGVTHLSIKNLPAGEYALAIFYDENGNNKLDTNWLGIPREKVAFSNAKMKTFGPPNFKECSFKVVRDVALEVFL
- a CDS encoding GIY-YIG nuclease family protein, with protein sequence MGTYYLYILHSEKFDSYYVGSSSNPWQRLQQHNETPKCTYTSKYRPWSLAAIFQAVHSRSDAIKAEKFVKSQKSRIFIEKLVETDFVPSGNLAQLVRVPHVRD